Proteins from one Anthonomus grandis grandis chromosome 8, icAntGran1.3, whole genome shotgun sequence genomic window:
- the LOC126739259 gene encoding uncharacterized protein LOC126739259, which translates to MSNLNKLRLKRGGIKGQLTRLKHHFDALDLNNISELEVTQLHSRLDRAEPLLSQFEDIQNDIEVELSAADQENVNIDEIIEKESSERLSFEEEFYSIISKIKIVVNKFKSCNMSHTSSSGKSAKATSSIVARSIHDIPDVPVTVQSTANTQTFSQLEPSAQPQTFSQLEPSAQPQTFSQLEPSAQTQTFSHTPMFVKLPDLKLPMFNGAYEKWLEFRDSFVAMIHNNYNLSDVQRFYYLKSYLEVEPLQAIANLSVTNDNYSVAWSLLVDRYENKRLIIFNYIKALFEYPALTKESHNDLRKLYDLFNKNLRSLKSLGQNTDNWDTLIVYLLTSKFDSTSRREWESYQISGELPQFKDVNTFLKARCEILEKLESVKQPRTLPRTENKVRCHHSTTNSQKQAKFVCYFCKKNHSVYRCFALKKLDVKARSSAVNKLNLCVNCLNPSHTIENCCSNSTCRQCGLKHNTLLHSSSSHTPDDQQHNRRDAPDAGEAVAEPMTTLVGHTSGQGTTLSVLSTAKIRVCDSNGAMYVVRALLDAGSQSNFITDSLVNKLGLERHKINFDVMGVGEALTTTVNSRINLNISSINGLFSDFISCLVISKITQFLPTTSFDVSQWNLPADLELADDSFNIPGPVDILLGVDIFYRILLNEQINSPGLPVVQKTKLGWIFGGHFNKNFNKVGFSENTVISCFSRDISNEVIDMQLTKFWELEHCPETLNQLYSDSEQFCEDHFMQNYSRDHKGHFIVKFPFRDNVSKLGMSKEMAAKRLTFLVQRLNKNKSLEREYINFLNEYRDLGHMVKVKNFSISDVDPRLCYYLPHHAVLKESSLTTKLRVVFDASAKTDTGLSLNDIQYVGPTIQRDLLSILLQFRIYPFVINADISKMYRQILIHPDERRFQRILWKDPQSSDASIECYELQTVTYGCASSPFLAVRCLKQLALDFKHEFPQACEIILNCFYFDDLLAGTFSSAELLQLQRDISFILESGGFKLRKWLSNRPELLPKFHVDNEISSGILQIGQTEQNKTLGIIWNAYSDAIHYSIKSFSGRGILTKRVILSVTSQIFDPLGLLGPIVVVAKLILQSLWQSQLSWDEPVPAVLTEKWIHFCEDLQTLNELKIPRFVLCNGFLKVCLYGFADASERAYGGCVYIVSSTEDGVVSSNLLLSKSRIAPIKTISLPRLELCAALLTAKLVDKVKESIKLNIDKCYYLTDSTIALCWIKGCPSRWKTFVANRVTKIQALTSSIDWFHVRSEANPADCLSRGISAQQLLNFELWWKGPVSYFLCSDNLQEFPVVPQEIPEEKVVSHSSIVFEAPDFNLDKFSQLIKLQRVFAYVLRFIKNLKDKGKFCGPLSCSELNFSLQNLLKIAQKQSFPSEYHSFLSQKKIKMSSKLLSLNPYIDSDGLIRVGGRIQKAKVSEEQRHPVILHNKHFLTTLIMRHTHERLLHCGPQQLLYTVRQQYWPISGRGLARSVVRRCVICFKAKPVTADYIMGNLPECRVSAYQPVFTYTGIDYAGPIEIRDRKTRNPKLLKAYICIFICMSTKCIHLECVTDLTSQSFILVLRRFVARRGKPLHLYSDNGTNFVGANSILRQFFESNSDRIDSALSSEGINWHFIPPRAPNFGGLWESGIKCVKYHLKRVIGEAKLTYEELSTILTQIEGVLNSRPLSPLSTDPEDVTPLTPAHFLLGRPMTALPDDDYKQVPENRLAKFQRLQSIVQHFWERWNKEYISELQSRVKWKKNHPSLLKLGSIVLIKEDNLPISAWKLGRVTELHYGEDKVVRVATVMCKDRTCCKRAVTKLCVLPISENNLIE; encoded by the exons atgtcaaatttaaacaaacttagATTAAAAAGAGGTGGTATTAAAGGTCAGTTGACAAGACTTAAACACCATTTTGATGCCCTTGAcctaaataatatttctgaATTGGAGGTTACTCAACTTCATAGTCGCCTAGACAGAGCCGAACCTCTCTTGAGCCagtttgaagacattcaaaatgaCATTGAGGTAGAGTTGAGTGCCGCTGATcaggaaaatgtaaatattgatgaaattattgaaaaggaATCTTCAGAGAGACTTAGTTTTGAGGAGGAGTTTTACtctattattagtaaaattaagattgttgttaataaatttaagtcatgCAATATGTCACATACTAGTAGTTCAGGTAAAAGTGCAAAGGCGACTTCCAGCATTGTTGCAAGGTCTATTCACGATATACCTGATGTACCGGTGACAGTGCAGAGCACTGCAAATACTCAAACTTTCTCTCAATTGGAGCCATCAGCTCAACCTCAAACTTTCTCTCAGTTGGAGCCATCAGCTCAAC CTCAAACTTTCTCTCAGTTGGAGCCATCAGCTCAAACTCAAACATTTTCTCATACTCCTATGTTTGTTAAGCTGCCTGATCTAAAGCTTCCTATGTTCAACGGAGCCTATGAAAAATGGCTGGAGTTTAGAGACTCTTTTGTTGCAATgattcataataattataatctaaGCGATGTACagcgtttttattatttaaaatcatatttagaaGTCGAGCCTCTGCAGGCTATTGCTAATTTATCGGTAACAAATGACAACTACTCTGTTGCCTGGTCTCTTTTGGTTGACAGGTATGAGAATAAACgattaattatctttaattacATAAAGGCTTTGTTTGAGTACCCTGCATTAACTAAAGAATCGCATAATGATTTGAGAAAGTTATATGACTTGTTTAACAAGAATTTGCGCTCGCTTAAAAGTTTGGGACAAAATACAGACAATTGGGACACTTTGATTGTCTATTTACTTACTAGTAAATTCGATTCAACTTCACGGAGAGAATGGGAGTCTTATCAAATTTCAGGTGAATTGCCCCAGTTTAAAGatgtaaatacatttttaaaggcaAGAtgtgaaattttggaaaaattggaatCTGTTAAACAGCCAAGGACGTTGCCGCGTACCGAAAATAAAGTTCGTTGTCACCATTCTACCACGAACTCCCAAAAGCAAGccaaatttgtttgttatttctGTAAGAAAAATCATTCCGTCTATCGGTGTTTTGCCTTGAAAAAATTGGATGTTAAAGCTAGAAGTTCAGCAGTAAATAAATTGAATCTATGTGTTAATTGCCTTAATCCCTCTCATACCATAGAAAATTGCTGTAGTAATTCAACTTGTCGCCAATGTGGACTCAAGCACAATACACTTCTTCATTCATCGAGTAGCCATACTCCGGACGATCAACAGCATAATAGGCGTGATGCCCCAGACGCAGGTGAAGCAGTCGCGGAGCCGATGACGACACTTGTTGGTCATACGAGTGGACAGGGGACGACGTTGTCAGTTTTATCGACGGCGAAAATAAGAGTTTGTGATTCTAACGGAGCGATGTATGTTGTGCGTGCATTATTAGATGCTGGATCTCAGAGTAATTTTATTACGGATAGTTTGGTAAATAAATTGGGTTTAGAGAGGCATAAGATTAATTTTGATGTTATGGGTGTCGGTGAGGCTCTGACGACCACCGTCAACTCcaggataaatttaaatatttcttcaattAATGGACTTTTTAGCGATTTTATTTCTTGTCTtgttatttccaaaataactcaatttttaCCCACGACGTCATTTGATGTTTCGCAGTGGAATTTGCCTGCTGATTTGGAATTAGCCGATGATTCCTTTAACATACCAGGGCCAGTTGATATCTTATTAGGAGTAGACATCTTCTaccgtattttattaaatgaacaaATAAACTCACCTGGTTTGCCGGTTGTACAAAAAACGAAATTAGGATGGATCTTTGGCGGtcattttaataagaattttaacaaagttggtttttcagaaaacactgttatttcttgtttttctagAGATATTTCAAATGAGGTTATTGATATGCAGTTGACAAAATTTTGGGAGTTAGAACATTGTCCAGAGACATTAAATCAGCTATACTCGGATTCTGAACAGTTTTGTGAGGAtcattttatgcaaaattatagTCGTGATCATAAAGGTCATTTTATCGTCAAGTTTCCTTTTAGGGATAATGTTAGCAAATTAGGAATGTCTAAGGAAATGGCTGCTAAGCGTTTAACATTTTTGGTGCagcgtttaaacaaaaataagtcTTTAGAAAGAGAGTATATTAATTTTCTGAATGAATACCGGGACTTAGGGCATATGGTTAAAGTCAAAAACTTCTCTATCAGCGACGTCGATCCCAGGTTATGCTATTATTTACCGCATCATGCAGTTCTTAAAGAATCAAGTTTGACGACAAAGCTTAGGGTAGTTTTTGATGCGTCAGCCAAGACAGATACTGGATTATCTTTAAACGACATTCAGTATGTGGGCCCAACTATTCAAAGAGATCTCTTGTCTATACTCTTACAGTTTAGAATTTACCCGTTTGTCATTAATGCAGATATATCCAAGATGTATCGTCAGATACTTATTCATCCCGATGAACGACgatttcaaagaattttatggaaGGATCCGCAGTCCTCGGATGCTTCTATTGAATGTTACGAGCTACAGACTGTTACTTACGGTTGCGCCTCGTCGCCATTTTTGGCAGTCAGATGTCTAAAGCAGTTGGCATTAGATTTTAAACATGAATTTCCGCAGGcttgtgaaattattttaaactgctTTTATTTTGATGATCTTTTGGCCGGAACCTTTTCAAGTGCTGAACTATTGCAGCTTCAACGAGATATATCATTTATTTTGGAGTCTGGaggttttaaattaagaaaatggcTTTCTAATAGGCCTGAATTGCTGCCTAAGTTTCATGTAGATAATGAAATATCTTCGGGTATTTTGCAAATTGGCCaaactgaacaaaataaaactttggGTATCATTTGGAATGCTTATAGTGATGCTATTCATTATTCGATAAAATCATTTTCTGGTAGGGGCATTCTGACCAAAAGGGTAATTTTGTCAGTAACAAGCCAAATATTTGACCCTTTGGGACTGCTAGGGCCAATAGTTGTCGTTGCAAAACTTATTTTGCAATCTTTATGGCAAAGCCAGCTCTCTTGGGATGAGCCAGTACCGGCAGTTCTTACTGAAAAATGGATACATTTTTGTGAAGACCTTCAAACtctaaatgagttaaaaatTCCAAGGTTTGTTTTATGCAATGGTTTCCTAAAGGTTTGTTTATATGGATTTGCAGACGCCTCCGAAAGGGCCTATGGAGGCTGCGTTTATATAGTAAGCTCTACAGAGGATGGGGTTGTGTCTTCTAATCTATTGTTATCAAAGTCTCGCATTGCCCCAATTAAGACTATAAGTTTACCTCGCCTTGAGCTGTGTGCTGCGTTGCTTACTGCAAAGTTGGTGGATAAGGTAAAGGAATCCATCAAGTTAAACAttgataaatgttattatttaactGACTCCACTATTGCTCTTTGTTGGATAAAGGGCTGCCCAAGTCGTTGGAAAACATTCGTGGCAAACAGAGTCACTAAAATTCAAGCCTTAACCAGTTCGATTGATTGGTTTCATGTAAGGTCAGAGGCAAATCCTGCCGACTGTCTATCCAGAGGCATTTCAGCCcaacaacttttaaattttgagcTATGGTGGAAGGGACCCGtgtcttattttttatgctCAGATAATTTGCAAGAGTTCCCAGTTGTACCACAAGAAATACCGGAGGAAAAAGTTGTTTCCCATTCGTCTATTGTCTTCGAGGCAcctgattttaatttagataaattttcacaattaattaaattacaaaggGTGTTTGCATATgtcttaagatttattaaaaatttgaaagataaagGGAAATTCTGTGGGCCTCTGTCTTGTAGTGAGCTTAATTTCTCGTTacagaatttgttaaaaattgctcaaaaacaATCGTTTCCCAGTGAATATCATTCCTTTTTAagtcagaagaaaataaaaatgtctagtAAACTCTTGAGCCTTAATCCATATATTGACAGTGATGGTTTAATAAGAGTAGGTGGTAGGATTCAAAAGGCGAAGGTTTCTGAGGAACAAAGGCATcctgtaattttacataataaacattttttaactacTTTGATTATGCGTCATACCCATGAACGCCTTTTGCACTGCGGTCCACAGCAGTTGTTATATACTGTAAGACAACAATATTGGCCAATTTCTGGTCGTGGCCTAGCTAGGTCTGTTGTTAGACGGTgcgttatttgttttaaggctAAACCAGTAACTGCTGATTATATTATGGGAAATTTACCCGAATGTAGAGTATCAGCGTACCAACCAGTGTTTACATATACTGGTATTGACTACGCAGGCCCAATTGAAATTCGGGACAGAAAAACTAGAAATCCCAAACTTTTAAAGGCgtacatatgtatttttatttgtatgagtACAAAATGTATTCATCTAGAGTGCGTGACAGATCTCACAAGTCAATCGTTTATTTTGGTCTTGCGGCGATTTGTTGCGAGAAGAGGTAAACCTTTGCACCTTTATTCTGATAATGGCACTAATTTTGTCGGGGCCAATTCAATTTtacgtcaattttttgagtCCAATTCTGATAGGATTGATTCTGCTTTGTCTAGTGAAGGTATTAACTGGCACTTTATACCTCCCAGGGCTCCTAATTTTGGCGGGTTATGGGAATCGGGCATTAAATGTGTTAAGTATCATTTAAAACGCGTAATTGGTGAAGCTAAACTTACCTACGAAGAGCTTAGCACGATTTTAACGCAAATAGAGGGAGTGTTAAACTCCAGACCTTTATCGCCATTGTCAACGGACCCTGAGGATGTGACACCTCTGACCCCAGCTCATTTTCTGCTGGGAAGACCGATGACAGCCCTTCCCGATGATGACTACAAGCAAGTGCCTGAAAATCGTCTTGCCAAGTTTCAGCGACTTCAATCAATCGTGCAACACTTTTGGGAGCGTTGGAACAAAGAATATATTTCGGAGTTGCAAAGCCGGGTCAAGTGGAAGAAAAATCATCCTTCTTTGTTGAAGCTTGGATCGATTGTGCTGATTAAGGAGGACAATTTGCCGATTTCAGCATGGAAGCTAGGTCGAGTCACAGAATTACACTACGGTGAAGACAAGGTCGTACGAGTCGCCACAGTTATGTGCAAGGACAGGACCTGTTGTAAACGGGCTGTTACAAAACTTTGTGTGCTGCCTATcagtgaaaataatttaatagaatag